The nucleotide window CATTTCATCCGGGTGCAGTTATCATACTATTTGTTAATACCTGAATTTTTTACAGCCAATACAAACGCATTCACTATCCCGAACCCATTCTACCGGCGAAGAAAGGTCgcccaaaaaaggaaaaaactaGCCCCCAGTCCCAGAAGATAACGGCAACCTACATCGTTGATGGCAAGGTTATTGAGAACACTGAGATCGAATACGTTCAGGAGGAGGCGACATATGTCTTCAACGAAAGCAAAGTCAAACCCGACAGTCTTATAAAACAGGAACAAATAGAATATGATTCTAGCGATGACGAAGTCGTAGAGGAAGAATTCGTGTACGAGGATGTTACGATCAAAGATGACGATCAGATGGATGAGGAATATTTGAATGAAGAGTTTCTTAAACCAGAATATGTCGAAAAGAGCGATTCATCTGCTGTAGACGAACAAGATCAGTCGTTAAAGGACACAGCCTTTGAAGAAGATATTGGCTATTATGATAAAACCATTCCTTGCTGTTATGTTTGCCTCGATCGCTTTGATAAACAAACAGATGTTTCGGCTCATTTAATCGACGCTCATGCAGAAATGATTCCTTTCCATTGTGACAAATGTTTGGGGTACTATGATACTTTGGAAGAAATGAACAAACATCACATTTCCCATGTATATGAGTTTGTTTGTCTGTATTGTCCTCGGAGATACTGCTCCGAGCAATACTTGGCCAATCACAATCTAGTGTGCAAGGCTTTCAAGTGTCCTGAATGTGATGAAACATTCGAGCTTGTAAGCCAAATGAAAGCCCATATGCGTAAAGCCCATCCTGTCGAAACTCGGCTACTTAGTGAAAAGAAAAACGTGTGTAATGCATGCGGTAAAGGATTTTCTTATGCCAGTAATTTGGCGcgccatttgaaaaaaaataaacgttgTGGAAAACTTAGCAACCAGACAGTGTTTGTTAAAAAGcgaaaccaaaagaaaaaaatggatgcGGCTGTTCCGATGCGTAAAAATTCAGAAGAAGACGATGAAAAAGCACTCAAAATTCGGCCACCTCTCACTTGTCAAATATGTAGCAGAAAAATGGATAGCAACAGTGGCTTGGCTCGGCACATTGAGCTAGAGCATCAGGATTTCAATATCCCACTTTTCCCGTGTAACATTTGCCCCAAAAAATTCActacatttgaaaaatgttctcGCCATCGTGCTTTCCACAAAAAATCGAATAATGtaccaaagaaattttcaaaaaaagatcCTCTTGGAAACACTTGCAAAATCTGTAACAAAGTGTTTCGTTTAGATCACATGTTGCTTGCACACATGTCTGAGGAACATCAATTGACTATGGCACTATTCCAGTGTGATCAATGTGGCAAAGAGTTCTCGACAGAACTTAAACTTCGGAGGCATCTATACAACATTCATCGCGAAAACAAAACTCTTTACGTGTGCTCCCACTGTGGTCAAAAGTTTGAGAAGAAACTCACATTGAAAGATCACGAATCAAAACATCTCGGCGCACCAGCTTACCAATGCGAAATTTGTTCTAAAACATTTACTTATAAGCACAATTTGGAGCGTCACGTTATGCTTCATTCAGCTGAAAAAAACTTCGAATGCGAATTTTGTCACAAATctttcaaacaaaagacaacgCTTGTTGTTCACAAGCGTATTCACACTGGAGAAAGACCGTACGAATGTGTCTCGTGCGACCAGCGATTCATCGATTCCAGTACACTGATCAAACATAGGCAGAGGATGCACCCGAAGGCAGACTAACTCGGCATCTGTATggattaatttcattgaaaaacttcaaatgcATTATtcaatatcataattttttttgctagttaagggataaagaaaataaaatgattatttccattttcgttgcataatttaattcaaaagaaaaagctGTCTCGTGAGTTGTATTttccatttgtttaatttttcaacattgaacACAGTTGAT belongs to Uranotaenia lowii strain MFRU-FL unplaced genomic scaffold, ASM2978415v1 HiC_scaffold_844, whole genome shotgun sequence and includes:
- the LOC129760925 gene encoding zinc finger protein 492-like isoform X3; translation: MPPETTAQSIELTDHTCRLCLANDQEISSIMDALSQDEIKNVIEGLLKIQLTESGPFQNACSNCVVKVRLIENIRNEFDGSNKIFDVMWTQYKRIHYPEPILPAKKGRPKKEKTSPQSQKITATYIVDGKVIENTEIEYVQEEATYVFNESKVKPDSLIKQEQIEYDSSDDEVVEEEFVYEDVTIKDDDQMDEEYLNEEFLKPEYVEKSDSSAVDEQDQSLKDTAFEEDIGYYDKTIPCCYVCLDRFDKQTDVSAHLIDAHAEMIPFHCDKCLGYYDTLEEMNKHHISHVYEFVCLYCPRRYCSEQYLANHNLVCKAFKCPECDETFELVSQMKAHMRKAHPVETRLLSEKKNVCNACGKGFSYASNLARHLKKNKRCGKLSNQTVFVKKRNQKKKMDAAVPMRKNSEEDDEKALKIRPPLTCQICSRKMDSNSGLARHIELEHQDFNIPLFPCNICPKKFTTFEKCSRHRAFHKKSNNVPKKFSKKDPLGNTCKICNKVFRLDHMLLAHMSEEHQLTMALFQCDQCGKEFSTELKLRRHLYNIHRENKTLYVCSHCGQKFEKKLTLKDHESKHLGAPAYQCEICSKTFTYKHNLERHVMLHSAEKNFECEFCHKSFKQKTTLVVHKRIHTGERPYECVSCDQRFIDSSTLIKHRQRMHPKAD